Below is a window of Cydia amplana chromosome 3, ilCydAmpl1.1, whole genome shotgun sequence DNA.
TGAATAGTTAGTATTTTAAAAATGGACATGGATATGTCACAGCTGGATAGCTGTACACTGAAAACAGGCCAAAATACTCAATCACATCTTATGCGACGCCGTGCGGTCCCTACAAAAACACCACACAAACTCTCCAGCAATCGCTGCGCGCGTCACAAGAAATGCGCGTCCCGTGCACGACTGCacgttacagtcgccatcaaatatatcggagcgacctaggtgttcacaaatatctgaagacacctctattgtcaaggcgttagagtgcgtgttcagacaatTTTGAGCACTTCGGTCGCTCCAATATATATCGATTGGCGACTGTACGTCCCCCTTGAATTGCTCGTGTTGTTAGCTGCCGAGATAAACGTGTGTCCGGCACTACATGCCGTCCGGCGATACGTCCCCTAAACGGTGTAGTTCTTCTTCTTTTGTTACTTGTCTCCGGTACAAGTACAACTTAGGTGTCTAAGTTGTACCAGAGACAAGTAACAAAAGAAGACGTGCAGCCTCTACGTTGAATCGAGAACCGACAACGTTTTCTTAACAGAACTTAAGATGTCACTACGCATCACTTAAATGGAAtgtaactagtagttcgccccgaactgagaactcgcggttcgtcaaaaagatcaattgaatgcagtgctacttagtccgagatgggcatgtcgtaattgaatcctgattccacgattacttgaaattactttttaatctgattactGATTCCCAGATTAGctactttgtaatgtaacaataccgaattactaagtacaattccatttgaggaatcaggaatcaatttctcgaatattacaattactagtaattggaatcaatgtcgattcctcattacaggaatgcattacttgattcctttcagatgacatttcgtactactactatcaaaagtacatttcgatagtagatatagatgttgttgacttactaggatgcatctatatcttatttgaaacaggtgcgcagatttcgaaaatgatgaccatgacctataaaacgacacccatgacgacttttatgacatactgcatggccgccatcttggaatccaaaatagtcatcattttcgaaatttgcgccccctaaaacctataaaacgacatccatgacgacttttatgacatagtgcatggccgccatcttggattccaaaatagtcatcattttcgaaatctgagccccctataacctataaaacgacatccatgacgactgttatgacatactgcatggcagcaatcttggaattcaaaatggtcatcattttcgaaatctgcgccccctaaaacctataaaacgacatccatgacgacttttatgacatactgcatggccgtcattttggattctaaaatggtcatcattttcggaatctgcgcctcctaaaacctataaaacgacatccatgacgacttttgtcatagtgcaagtccgccattttggaatccaaaatggtcatcattttcgaaatctgcgccccctataatctataaaacgacatccatgacgacttttatgaaatactgcatggccgccatcttggattccaaaatggtcatcattttcgaaacctgcgccccctaaaacctataaaacgacatccatgacgacttttatgacatactgcatggccgccattttggattccaaaatggtcatcattttcgaaacctgcgccccctaaaacctataaaacgacatccatgacgacttttatgacatactgcatggccgccattttggattccaaaatggtcatcattttcgaaatctgcgccccctaaaacctttaaaacgacatccatgacgacttttatgacatagtgcatggccgatatattggaatccaaaatggtcataattttcgaaatctgcgctccccaaaatctataaaacgacatccatgacgacttttataacACAGTGCattgccgccatcttggattccaaaatagtcatcattttcgaaatctgcgccccctaaaacctataaaacgacatccatgacgacttttatgacatactgcatggccgtcaatttggattctaaaatgatcatcattttcgaaatcggggccccctaaaacctataaaacgacatccatgacgacttttgtcatagtgcaagtccgccattttggaatccaaaatggtcatcattttcgaaatctgcgccccctataatctataaaacgacatccatgacgacttttatgaaatactgcatggccgccatcttggattccaaaatggtcatcattttcgaaacctgcgccccctaaaacctataaaacgacatccatgacgacttttatgacatactgcatggccgccattttggattccaaaatggtcatcattttcgaaatctgcgccccctaaaacctataaaacgacatccatgacgacttttatgacatactgcatggccgccattttggattccaaaatggtcatcattttcgaaatctgcgccccctaaaacctataaaacgacatccatgacgacttttatgacatagtgcatggctgccatcttggattccaaaatagtcatcattttcgaaatctgagccccctataacgtataaaacgacatccatgacgacttttatgacatactgcatggccgccatcttggaatctaaaatggcaatcatcattttcgaaatctgcgccccctaaaacctataatacgacatccatgacgacttttatgacatagtgcatggccgccatcttggaatctaaaatggtcatcattttcgaaatctgtgccccctaaaacatataaaacgacatccatgacgacttttatgacatagtgcatggccgccattttggaatcgaaaatggtcatcattttcgaaatctgcgccccccaaaacctataaaacgacatccatgacgacttttatgacatactgcatggccgccattttggaatccaaaatggtcatcattttcggaatctgcgccccctaatacctataaaacgacatccatgacgacttttatgacatattggatggccgccatcttggaatccaaaatggtcatcattttcgaaatctgcgcctcctaaaacctataaatgatatccatgacgacttttatgacatactgcatggagtgcatggccgccattttggaatccaaaatgatcatcattttcgaaatctgcgcctcctaaaacctataaaatgatatccattacgatttaatgacagtgcatggccgccatcttggattccaaaattgtcataatattcaaaaaacaactttaaaaaaacaatatattattataaatgtgtaaaccgagcactttcatttgataccaattaccaaactcgaccatactttcttgcaattaaaatgaccagaatagcaagacccctcacaaatggctttttagcattttaagctcttctagctcaataacctcttgttcaagccagctcaaaatttaatgactaaaatataatgccctcgactatacgttcacccaatttcatttaaattagaacaaatttacttaagttattgagtatcaaactatcctctgaaagttcagcttaaaaacattgaaatgccgggacgtgcccctagccagccgtgtgttcaaagtcgaatgtaagaacttcgcttcgcttcgctcgctcgttcgattaattATAGTCtaataatcgaacgagcgagcgaagcgaagcgaagttcttacattcaactttgaacacgcggctggctagcggcacgtcccggcatttcgatgtttttaagctgaactggcagaagatagtttgatacacaataatttaagtaaatttgttctaatttaaatgaaattgggtaaacgtgtagtcgagggcattatattttagtcattaaattatgagcagactcgatcaaggggttattgagctagaagagcttagaaggccaaaaagctgtttgtgaagtgtcttgctattctggtcattttatttgcaagaaagtatggtcgagtttggtatcaaatgaaagtgctcggcttacactttaataatattgtttttaaatttaccattttgaaataattagcaagataaaaataaaataaaataaacataatataggtatttgacatttgacaggaaatatttcggcttaccacagatacagtatcagttaagggctccacagaccttgcaataaatcgtacgcggttttcgatcctttgacaactgcattcaattgatatttttggcgaaccgcgagttcagttcggggcgaactactagtgttATATGAAGCCTACTTACGTGGCGGGTGGCGGACCCGTGCCGTCTCGCTCTTGActgaatttatttaaatttgagaATGTTATTTGCTGAAAGAGGCGAATGTTGGCTGACATTACCTAGTACTGCTAGCTAGTAGGTGCCTTGTGCATGTGTCAGGTGCCCGCCGAGACGGGGCTTCCCGCGTTCGTGCCGCGCGCCGCGCTCACCGTCCCAAGAATCTTCCTGCATCTTGCCTACTCGAATATCCCAGGTTTCCTACACGATGATTAGATCATTATGTATTTTAGCAGTTGATATAGAGTATCtagagccccctccacactcgtgcgcgaatcgcggcttcGAAGTCTGGAGGGGCCTTAGGTAAGTTACATATGCGTTCAAACTAGACTAATATCTCAGTGAAAAGTAAATCTTATTTGGGTAGGTACGGTAGATATAGGTACGTAGTTATTGTAGATGTGACCAAACTTCGCAGTAAGAATGCATACATATCCTCCATGCTTGACATAGAACTTGGCATGATAACTGCGTGGTTCTACCCCAGGGGTCTGGCCGACAAAAGTGTTAAGGTAATGAAAAGTAAAATCAAAAGCATGCCAATTGTGTAATACGTGCCTACTGAAGTTTGTTTTTCTTGCTGTCAGAGCCATGTAGGTACTATGAAATAGTATATATtatggtaggtacttacttacctacttcatCCAGCCGCAAAATTGCACGGTGATTTTAATGAGTGTATTCATTCAATAATGTGTCTATGCAATTTTACAGCTCGATGTACCGACCTACTATACGATTATGTTAGATCTTTAGCTTTATTAGGTTGGTTAGGTTTATCATTTAGCAACAGATTCCATTACTGTAGTTAGGTACTTCGTCTAGTCTACTGTTTTCTTCTCATAATACTTAAGTAGCGAGATTTAAAGTATTTCATTAGTGATTCTGATTACCTACAGATAAATCTCAAACTAATTTCTTAACTTTTAGCAATAGAAGTAAATACGCATGccgtttttaaattaattaggtatctTTTGTAGATTGTAGATAGATACCTACGGAAAGTACCTAGTACAATTGGCAGCTAaagttaaggctccgttaacgattttagagccaaaatgtaaaattgatagatttcgttgttgaaattgtacacattttgttacgtaatatctaaataacaagtattggtttctattagcacgtcttctcatcttgccttttaataatgaggtctcgAGCGTGcctcaccggcaatatatgacgagaaggggcagtttttaaaaattcatcaaaaaattatagtggtaaattatacaaaatgatatataagaacagtttcaggaaatgttgtagattgtttaagtatcaaaattacgttgaaattaagtcgattttcacgaaaaaaaaaatcacttgttttgaagtaatttctggtgaaaattgatttcgtctaactttcatttactcttgttcaatatcatataacaaaaatgtagtctatgaaagttagagtataggatatgtgtaatacaaaattatcatttttagcagtccaaactttacgaaatttccaaataagatagactaaatcagtgctttgcgcgcgtttacctaaacgtccatcagaaaaaaaatcattactaatttagtgagtctgttttcaaaaaaatgatctgtacaagtgcaagataagaagacgtgcgaatagataccagtacttgttatttctattacgtaacaaaaggtgtacaatttcatcgactaaatctatcaattttacatttttgcgactaaaatcgataccggcctcttaagctTAGCGAACGAAGTATTTAAAATTATCTGCGTTGCGCTCTTTCTGTCTTAACGTCTTGGTTTTAAACCAAGCTCTCCTTAGCTTTTCGCtattttgctgctgactgtaggtttAGTTAAAGTAAGTATATGACATTGATAATATCTACCACAAAACTCCAAGAATACCTATAGTTGTTGTATATGTCAGGGGCGGGGATAGGCGTGTTCAGTACGCTGACGCTGCCCAGCGGCGTGCGCTTCGGGCCCTACCGCGGCCGCCGCCTCAAGACCTCGCTCGACTCCGGCTACGAGTGGCAGGTCAGTCCTCACTACCACTACCTACGTGTACAATAGGTTACCTATATATAGACTATAATCTGAAGCAAAACAGTTTACCTGCCTACTTGGAAACCACCACTGCAGACGTTGGTACTATATGTGTGTTTTCGTTATGACTGGTTTCGTTTAGCGAACCGTGAAAGGCAGTAAGTACTTAGTAGTAGGCCGCTGGACGAAAATGTTAGTTATTATATGGTATTTTTTAAGAGCCTTGGTGGTCGTTATCTTGCTATTAAAAGAAATTTCTGAGTTAGTCCGTCTGTAGTCCGTTGTCTATAAAGATTGTTAGAAATCAAGCCAATCCGTCTTTTTCTGAACTGCGAGGCTGAACCAAACTCGCGATTTAAgtatctgaggggctaccgcgaaaaccgaaattcgcaaattgcggggaatTACAATAAAGGTGTAATTAGAGAGAcggagacagatgcccgcaatttgcgaacttcgattttcacggttatagccctgaggaGATTCGTTAGTATCTCCGCACCTactgtattatatttataaatctaTGCCATTGATACTTTGATCATCAGTATAGAATGTTGTGTTAAAATGTATTAGTATTGTAGGTGTACGACCGCAACAACAAGCCTTGCCACGTGGTGGACGCGAGCGACGGCGACCACTCCAACTGGATGCGCTACGTGAACTGCTCGCGGCGCTCCTCCGAGCAGAACCTGCTCGCCTTCCAGTACCAGGGCGAGCTCTACTACAGGCGAGTGCGACCTAATATTTACCAAATTACCAACTAACTATTGCTAAAAAATATCCCAACGAATTTAGAGGCACATTAGGTTATTGACAAAACACAGTTCCTCCTTTTGAGATGTTAATCCCTGTAGGACGGTGAAGATCGTGCCGCGCTTCACGGAGCTGCTGGTGTTCTGCGGCAGCGAGTTCGCCGCCCGGCTCGGCGTCGACCTGCGCCGCTACACCAAGCCCTGCGACTGCAAACACTGTGAGACACTAACTAtgcttatttattacaatacacaaaggtaaaatatgtatgtaaaaaatctaacatttgatgttttttctttttcatttaaGGTCGAGCTAAACTTGGTGCCAAAAAAGAACCAGAGAAAATAAACAAAGGAACAACGTCTAATGAAAAGAAGAATGAAACAAAAATTAAGGATGATAGTTCAGCTCAAGCTAAACTTGTCACCGAAAAAGAACCTGCGAAGACTAACAACCGTAAAACACGTAATGCAAAGAAAAAAGAAACAGAAATTAAGGATGTTAGTTCAGCTCAAGGCAAACTTGTCACCAAAAAAGGACCTGCGAAAACAAACAAACGTAAAATGCGCAATGAAGATAAGAACGAAACACAGATAAAGGATAATGTCACAAAAGGTAGTCAAGTCGAAAAGCTACAGGAGCCTTCTTCGTCTCAAGCGGAATCACCAATGAACATGGATGTACAAGAGATTCCTCCTACAAGACCTGCTGCTGATGGATCTAACACAACGGTATCGAATGCGAATAACTACAAATGCGACCAGTGTGGCAAAACATTCGATGTAAAGTCACACTTAGAGAAACACCTACAGTCTCACATTGCACTAAAAAAGGCTAAAACCAGCACAGGGAAGGAATTCACGTGTAATAAATGCAGTAGCACATTTGATACTCGGCTGCTTCTACTGGAGCATGCGAAGAGCCGGCATGGCGTGGAGTACTTCACTTGCTCTGCATGTGAGTATGCAACTAGTCATAAAGGATATCTACAGACACATCTGAGGACTCATACTGGCGTGCGGCCATTCAAATGTGATCAATGTAGCGCGGCCTTTACCCAAAGCAGTGATTTACAAAATCACAAGAGAATACACACAGGTGAGAAACCGTTCAAATGTGGCCAGTGTAATGCCGCCTTTACCCAAAGCGGTCATTTACAAAGTCACAAGAGAACACACACGGTAGACAAACCGTTCAAGTGTGGACAGTGTAATTCCGCCTTTGCCCAAAGCAGTGCTTTACAAATTCACAAGAGGACACACACAGGAGATAAACCGTTCAAATGTGGCCAGTGTAATGCCGCCTTTACCCAAAGCGGTCATTTACAAATTCACAAGAGAACACACACGGGTGAGAAACCGTTCAAATGTGACCAGTGTAATGCCACCTTTACCCAAAGCGGTCATTTACAAAGTCACACGAGAACACACACAGGAGATAAACCGTTCAAATGTGGCCAGTGTAATGCCGCCTTTACCCAAAGCGGTCATTTACAAAGTCACAAGAGAACACACACGGGAGACAAACCGTTCAAGTGTGGACAGTGTAATTCCGCCTTTGCCCAAAGCAGTGCTTTACAAATTCACAAGAGGACACACACAGGAGATAAACCGTTCAAATGTGGCCAGTGTAATGCCGCCTTTACCCAAAGCGGTCATTTACAAATTCACAAGAGAACACACACGGGTGAGAAACCGTTCAAATGTGGCCAGTGTAATGCCACCTTTACCCAAAGCGGTCATTTACAAAGTCACACGAGAACACACACAGGAGATAAACCGTTCAAATGTGGACAGTGTAATACCGCCTTTACCCGAAGCGGTACTTTACAAAGTCACGAGAGAACGCATACTGGCCAGAAACCCTTTGAGTGCAATATCTGTGACTACAGGGCTAGTCGGTCAAGTCATCTAAAGAGACATCTAATGGGCCGGCACTCGGGCCTAAAGCCGTACGGCTGCGAGTCGTGCACTTACAGGGGTGCTACTAGAAATCATTTAACAAACCATATGAGAACCCATCGTAAGCCGGCTTAATTTTCTTGCATTTAGTGATAAGTAGGTTTAAACCGAAACATAATACTTAgtattgcgtctcacattttgcttaatgagagagtgagacgcaatgacattgggcaaagaaattggacagatggaataccacccttaggtGTGCCCACCGTGTTTTTCTGATGATAGAAAAACAGATTATACTATTAGGATTGCCTTATTCtagaaaatttagttttttttttagaattttagaaaactaagtataaaattatctgGTACCTATAAAGCGCCCTTCAACCCGATGCGGATTCCACAGTGCGAGTGGGACATA
It encodes the following:
- the LOC134662722 gene encoding zinc finger protein ZFP2-like; amino-acid sequence: MTRGGDRRVQYADAAQRRALRALPRPPPQDLARLRLRVAGVRPQQQALPRGGRERRRPLQLDALRELLAALLRAEPARLPVPGRALLQANVNPCRTVKIVPRFTELLVFCGSEFAARLGVDLRRYTKPCDCKHCRAKLGAKKEPEKINKGTTSNEKKNETKIKDDSSAQAKLVTEKEPAKTNNRKTRNAKKKETEIKDVSSAQGKLVTKKGPAKTNKRKMRNEDKNETQIKDNVTKGSQVEKLQEPSSSQAESPMNMDVQEIPPTRPAADGSNTTVSNANNYKCDQCGKTFDVKSHLEKHLQSHIALKKAKTSTGKEFTCNKCSSTFDTRLLLLEHAKSRHGVEYFTCSACEYATSHKGYLQTHLRTHTGVRPFKCDQCSAAFTQSSDLQNHKRIHTGEKPFKCGQCNAAFTQSGHLQSHKRTHTVDKPFKCGQCNSAFAQSSALQIHKRTHTGDKPFKCGQCNAAFTQSGHLQIHKRTHTGEKPFKCDQCNATFTQSGHLQSHTRTHTGDKPFKCGQCNAAFTQSGHLQSHKRTHTGDKPFKCGQCNSAFAQSSALQIHKRTHTGDKPFKCGQCNAAFTQSGHLQIHKRTHTGEKPFKCGQCNATFTQSGHLQSHTRTHTGDKPFKCGQCNTAFTRSGTLQSHERTHTGQKPFECNICDYRASRSSHLKRHLMGRHSGLKPYGCESCTYRGATRNHLTNHMRTHRKPA